One Legionella lansingensis genomic region harbors:
- a CDS encoding AAA family ATPase yields MDQLGLDSSTSLQEQLSRVSAYLNTRILGQKDLVSRLLIALLADGHLLVEGAPGLAKTRAVKELSSVVEGDFHRIQFTPDLLPGDLTGTDVYRPENGSFVFQPGPIFHHLILADEINRAPAKVQSALLEAMAERQVTIGGTTYPLPELFLVMATQNPIEQEGTYPLPEAQLDRFLMYVKISYPSAAVEHDILALARSEAAGDLNLATDAAPLTKFLSQRALFEARRQVLSVHSSEALDSYLVELVVATRNPAVYSDELARWLRFGASPRATIALDRCAKAHAWLAGRNYVTPEDIHVIAHDVLRHRILLSFEAEAEGVTSDDFIDTLLRLIAIP; encoded by the coding sequence ATGGATCAATTAGGTCTTGATTCGTCAACGAGCTTACAGGAGCAACTATCGCGAGTAAGCGCTTATCTCAATACGCGCATTTTAGGCCAAAAAGATTTAGTGTCGAGATTATTAATTGCTTTGCTTGCTGATGGACATTTATTAGTGGAAGGGGCTCCGGGCCTGGCAAAAACACGGGCGGTTAAAGAATTATCATCCGTAGTTGAGGGTGATTTCCATCGTATTCAATTTACTCCTGATTTATTGCCTGGTGATTTAACCGGTACAGATGTTTATCGTCCAGAAAATGGTTCTTTTGTATTCCAACCAGGCCCCATTTTTCATCATCTGATTCTTGCAGATGAGATCAATCGTGCTCCTGCGAAGGTGCAATCTGCATTGTTAGAAGCGATGGCTGAGCGCCAAGTGACGATTGGTGGGACAACTTATCCTTTGCCTGAATTATTTTTAGTGATGGCAACACAAAATCCAATTGAGCAAGAAGGAACCTATCCTCTGCCTGAGGCTCAACTTGATCGTTTTTTAATGTATGTCAAGATAAGTTATCCCAGTGCAGCAGTCGAGCATGACATTCTTGCTCTCGCCAGATCAGAAGCAGCAGGAGATTTAAATTTAGCTACAGATGCAGCGCCATTGACGAAGTTTTTATCTCAGCGGGCTCTTTTTGAGGCCAGACGACAGGTTTTGAGTGTTCATAGCAGTGAGGCTCTGGATAGTTATCTTGTAGAATTGGTAGTGGCTACTCGCAATCCTGCTGTTTATAGCGATGAACTGGCCCGTTGGCTACGGTTTGGTGCAAGTCCGCGAGCAACCATTGCGTTGGATCGTTGTGCTAAGGCCCACGCTTGGCTTGCAGGACGCAACTATGTGACACCAGAGGATATTCATGTCATTGCTCATGACGTTCTTCGTCATCGTATTTTACTGAGTTTCGAAGCAGAGGCAGAGGGCGTTACCAGTGATGATTTTATCGACACGTTATTGCGTTTAATTGCTATTCCTTAA
- a CDS encoding DUF58 domain-containing protein has protein sequence MTEGLVAELEELIAFKRYAQRGNYKSAAKTIQQGNHYSKLRGRGMDFAEARNYQAGDEIRHMEWRVTARTGRPHVKLYQEERERPVVMLCDFNPSMYFGTRLAFKSVTAARLSAMLAWTAIKQGDRVGGLLYSATMHNEFTPHSRNPGVLPFLAALSQYTQAVPDHSRQARRLSDALIRLRRVTRPGSTVVIISDFYSFDTESERHLGRIRAHNDILVYHICDPIELTPPKPQQYPITNGKEEMVIDTTRHDVVSNYRNYCELRIEKLKALCKRLQIPYTQVTAEANIPQLIRQTFPRRLSG, from the coding sequence ATGACGGAAGGGTTAGTGGCTGAACTTGAGGAATTGATTGCTTTCAAACGCTATGCTCAGAGAGGAAATTACAAGTCTGCTGCTAAAACGATACAACAGGGAAATCATTACTCCAAGTTGCGTGGACGAGGTATGGATTTTGCTGAAGCCCGTAACTATCAAGCTGGGGATGAAATTCGTCATATGGAGTGGCGTGTGACCGCCCGCACGGGTCGGCCGCATGTAAAGCTTTATCAAGAAGAACGAGAGCGGCCAGTGGTCATGCTTTGCGACTTCAACCCCTCAATGTATTTTGGGACTCGTTTAGCATTTAAGTCAGTAACGGCAGCACGGTTGTCTGCCATGCTAGCCTGGACCGCGATTAAACAGGGAGACAGAGTGGGTGGATTGCTTTACTCTGCAACCATGCATAATGAATTTACCCCTCATAGTCGTAACCCAGGGGTGTTACCCTTTTTAGCTGCTTTAAGCCAATACACACAAGCAGTCCCCGATCATTCTCGTCAGGCGAGACGTCTAAGTGATGCCTTAATACGTTTAAGACGAGTCACCCGACCGGGCAGCACTGTGGTCATTATTAGTGATTTTTATTCCTTTGATACTGAAAGTGAACGTCATCTAGGTCGCATACGCGCTCATAATGATATACTTGTTTATCATATTTGCGATCCGATAGAACTTACACCACCGAAACCTCAGCAATATCCCATTACCAATGGTAAAGAAGAGATGGTTATTGATACGACAAGGCATGATGTAGTGAGCAACTACCGCAATTATTGTGAGTTGCGTATTGAAAAGCTGAAAGCATTGTGCAAGCGCTTGCAAATTCCTTATACCCAGGTAACGGCAGAGGCTAATATCCCACAGTTGATACGGCAGACGTTCCCCAGGAGGCTAAGTGGCTGA
- a CDS encoding response regulator, which produces MRVLIVEDNAFNAFCLSRLLTTVDKQLQVAVVNDSLSAINYLAENDVSLVILDGDLGAADGLHCNGPALAEHIWQNDSHFPLIAWSDSECMRNAFVDIFRKYNKPLNDYTCWTKVVSQERIRQSLIYFMAQSSERYFHYKQNSRQEHCLPAA; this is translated from the coding sequence ATGCGTGTATTAATTGTTGAGGATAATGCATTTAATGCATTCTGTTTATCTCGTTTGCTTACAACCGTTGATAAGCAGCTACAGGTAGCCGTCGTAAATGACAGTCTCAGTGCCATAAATTATTTAGCAGAAAACGATGTTTCTCTGGTCATTCTCGATGGAGATTTAGGTGCTGCTGATGGTTTGCACTGTAATGGACCTGCTTTAGCTGAGCATATCTGGCAAAATGATTCCCATTTCCCTCTCATTGCTTGGTCAGATTCTGAATGCATGCGCAATGCTTTTGTCGACATCTTCAGAAAATATAATAAACCCCTAAATGATTACACTTGCTGGACTAAAGTCGTGAGCCAAGAACGTATTCGTCAATCTCTAATTTATTTTATGGCTCAAAGCTCTGAGAGATATTTTCATTATAAGCAAAACAGCAGACAGGAACACTGTTTACCCGCCGCTTAG
- a CDS encoding DUF4381 domain-containing protein, whose amino-acid sequence MADSQLLKQLHDIHLPHVVGWWPLAPGWYVLLVVVVFVAAMLTYLGYRRHANLRPKKEALRLLASYEKEYMQEKNSQLSSIKISELLRRVALVYFPRSQVAGVQGRRWLDFLNATAKGVNFDEVSDLLLELPYQSASRVDLKPLFDLARAWIKQRGIPCSN is encoded by the coding sequence GTGGCTGACTCGCAATTATTAAAACAGTTGCATGATATCCACTTGCCTCATGTTGTGGGATGGTGGCCTTTGGCTCCTGGCTGGTATGTATTGCTCGTTGTAGTTGTCTTTGTAGCAGCAATGTTGACCTATTTAGGTTATCGACGTCATGCAAATTTACGCCCAAAAAAGGAAGCCTTACGCTTGCTTGCAAGCTATGAAAAAGAATACATGCAAGAAAAAAATAGTCAGTTAAGTAGTATAAAAATATCGGAATTATTGCGTAGGGTAGCTTTGGTGTATTTTCCTAGGTCTCAAGTTGCCGGGGTACAAGGGAGGCGATGGCTGGATTTCTTGAATGCAACTGCAAAAGGTGTCAATTTTGATGAGGTGAGCGACTTACTTCTAGAGTTACCTTATCAATCAGCAAGCAGGGTCGATCTAAAGCCTCTTTTTGATTTGGCTAGAGCATGGATAAAGCAACGAGGTATCCCATGTTCGAACTAG
- a CDS encoding alpha/beta hydrolase codes for MIKQLLLIFSIIFIIWMVILYFFQRNLLYFPAKEMPSREAFQAEDMQLVHIKTQDGLTLYSWYKAALPHKPTLLYFHGNAGHIGYRMSLVRQFLLAGFGVFLLEYRGYGGNEGQPSELGLYQDGEAALRFLQQQGIPPSRLVLYGESLGTGVVTHLATQFRVCAVVLQSPYTSMSKLARYHYPWVFIPPWDKFDSLARISKIKSPLLILHGTHDAIVPHQQALLLFQRANDPKELISLPGRGHNDLWDDGFSQKVVKFIETHCT; via the coding sequence ATGATTAAACAACTGCTGCTTATCTTTAGTATCATTTTTATCATCTGGATGGTGATACTTTATTTTTTTCAAAGAAATTTGCTGTATTTCCCAGCAAAAGAAATGCCAAGTCGTGAAGCTTTTCAAGCAGAGGATATGCAGCTTGTGCACATTAAGACCCAGGATGGTTTAACGCTATATTCTTGGTATAAAGCAGCACTACCTCATAAACCAACGTTGCTTTATTTCCATGGTAACGCCGGACATATTGGTTATCGTATGTCTCTGGTTCGCCAATTTCTTTTGGCAGGTTTTGGCGTTTTCCTATTAGAGTATCGTGGTTATGGTGGCAATGAAGGTCAACCTAGCGAATTAGGTCTTTATCAGGATGGGGAGGCGGCTTTGCGTTTTTTACAACAGCAAGGGATTCCGCCATCACGTTTGGTTCTTTACGGTGAATCTTTAGGCACAGGTGTTGTCACCCATTTGGCGACTCAATTTCGAGTTTGTGCTGTAGTCTTGCAATCCCCCTACACTTCGATGTCGAAGCTAGCACGTTATCATTATCCTTGGGTTTTTATCCCACCTTGGGATAAGTTTGATTCATTAGCACGGATATCAAAGATAAAATCACCTTTGCTGATTCTCCATGGTACTCATGATGCTATTGTGCCCCATCAACAGGCGCTTCTTTTATTTCAACGGGCCAATGACCCCAAAGAATTGATTAGTCTTCCGGGCAGAGGACACAATGATTTATGGGATGATGGGTTTTCGCAGAAGGTTGTGAAATTCATTGAAACACATTGCACTTAG
- a CDS encoding pyridoxal-phosphate dependent enzyme produces MIYANILAAIGHTPVVKINRIGKELDCELYAKCEFLNPGGSVKDRIGFAMVKNAERAGKIKPGDTLIEPTSGNTGIGIALAGAVLGYKVIITMPAKMSQEKQAVLERLGATIYRTRTEAAWNDPDSHISLAKELQREIPNAHILDQYANPDNPNAHYYGTAQEIIDDFGEDLHMIVAGVGTGGTITGIAKRLKEHNPQIKIIGVDPIGSILGGGNEIKPYQVEGIGYDFFPDVLDNRLVDNYIKINDKDSFLMARRLIREEGLLVGGSSGGAMWAALQAAKSLKAGQKCLVIFPDSIRNYMSKYANDEWMKEQGFL; encoded by the coding sequence ATGATTTATGCAAACATTCTTGCTGCTATAGGACATACACCCGTTGTTAAAATAAATCGCATAGGAAAAGAACTTGACTGTGAACTGTATGCCAAATGTGAATTTCTCAATCCTGGAGGATCAGTCAAGGACCGCATTGGTTTTGCTATGGTTAAGAATGCCGAACGTGCGGGAAAAATTAAGCCAGGAGATACGCTCATTGAACCGACGTCGGGAAATACAGGTATTGGTATTGCCTTAGCAGGCGCTGTCCTTGGTTATAAGGTTATTATCACCATGCCTGCCAAAATGAGCCAGGAAAAACAGGCTGTTCTTGAACGCTTAGGTGCAACCATTTATCGCACGCGTACCGAAGCTGCATGGAACGATCCGGATAGTCACATTTCGTTGGCGAAAGAATTACAACGTGAGATTCCCAATGCCCATATTTTGGATCAGTATGCCAATCCTGATAATCCCAATGCACATTATTATGGTACTGCTCAAGAAATCATTGATGACTTTGGCGAGGATTTGCACATGATCGTTGCTGGAGTGGGAACCGGTGGCACAATAACAGGAATAGCCAAGCGCTTGAAAGAACACAATCCGCAGATAAAAATTATCGGTGTTGATCCAATTGGCTCCATTTTAGGTGGTGGGAATGAAATAAAGCCTTACCAAGTTGAGGGAATAGGTTATGATTTTTTCCCTGACGTGCTTGATAATAGACTTGTCGATAATTATATCAAAATTAATGATAAAGACTCTTTCCTGATGGCCAGACGATTGATTCGTGAGGAAGGATTACTGGTGGGAGGTTCGTCTGGTGGTGCAATGTGGGCAGCTTTACAAGCAGCCAAATCCCTTAAAGCTGGACAAAAATGCTTGGTTATTTTTCCTGACTCCATTCGCAATTATATGTCTAAGTATGCCAATGATGAGTGGATGAAAGAGCAAGGGTTTCTATAA
- the rpiA gene encoding ribose-5-phosphate isomerase RpiA gives MTALKEAVAKAALAYLKDEMIIGVGTGSTVNCFIDQLATIKHRIDACIASSDATETRLRALGIPVIDLNVAPEVPIYIDGADEVTEYRQTIKGGGGALTREKIIASVARRFLCIVDESKVVKRLGAFPIAVEVIPMARSYVARELVKLGGDPEYREGFVTDNGNIILDVHNFEMVNPVELEEAIKLIPGVVENGLFAKRLADTVLVATENEIKTM, from the coding sequence ATGACAGCATTAAAAGAAGCGGTGGCCAAAGCAGCGTTGGCATATCTCAAAGATGAAATGATTATTGGTGTTGGTACCGGTTCTACGGTTAATTGTTTTATTGATCAATTAGCAACAATTAAGCACCGTATTGACGCATGCATAGCGAGTTCTGATGCTACGGAAACTCGGTTACGTGCGTTAGGGATCCCAGTAATAGACTTAAATGTGGCACCAGAAGTACCTATTTATATTGATGGCGCTGATGAAGTCACTGAGTATCGGCAGACGATAAAAGGGGGCGGAGGTGCTTTAACCAGGGAAAAAATTATTGCCTCAGTTGCGCGTCGCTTCCTATGTATTGTTGATGAATCAAAGGTCGTTAAGCGATTGGGCGCCTTTCCAATTGCCGTTGAAGTGATCCCCATGGCGCGTAGCTATGTTGCGCGAGAGTTAGTAAAACTTGGAGGAGATCCTGAATATCGTGAAGGATTTGTTACAGATAATGGAAATATTATCCTTGATGTCCATAATTTTGAGATGGTTAATCCCGTTGAATTAGAAGAAGCTATTAAATTAATTCCAGGTGTGGTGGAAAATGGCTTATTTGCTAAACGGTTAGCAGATACGGTTTTAGTTGCCACTGAAAATGAAATTAAAACAATGTAA
- a CDS encoding vWA domain-containing protein has protein sequence MFELALPWALIFLPLPLLIWYFLPRAHVYLPAALRVPFFDDLLATVGDRKGRLSAETPKSVLLLIWCLLLFAVAGPRWVGDPLPLTREGRNIMLVLDLSGSMELPDMTLHNRPVSRLTVVKDTAEQFVRERVGDRIGLILFGTRAYLQTPLTYDRQSVLLRLEDATVGLAGQTTSIGDALGLAVKRLQNVPAKGRVIILLTDGANNSGVLPPLKAAELAKEDNIKVYTIGLGSEGDPRALNNMFFNMNVSSDLDEETLQEIAKITGGRYFRATDTQSLSAIYQTINQLETITQEQATIRPQHDYYLWPLGLAFLLFCFWMVYGAGLFSWIQKASRREVSVHD, from the coding sequence ATGTTCGAACTAGCCTTACCTTGGGCGTTAATCTTTCTGCCCTTGCCACTTTTAATTTGGTATTTCCTGCCCCGCGCACACGTCTATTTGCCCGCTGCCTTGAGGGTACCTTTTTTTGATGATCTATTAGCGACGGTTGGTGATAGAAAGGGTCGTCTATCTGCTGAAACACCAAAAAGCGTTCTATTGTTAATATGGTGCTTGCTTCTGTTTGCGGTTGCGGGACCACGATGGGTTGGTGACCCGCTGCCTTTAACAAGAGAAGGTCGTAATATCATGCTTGTTTTGGATTTATCAGGTAGCATGGAGCTTCCTGATATGACGCTTCACAATCGACCGGTTAGCCGTTTAACCGTGGTAAAAGATACAGCTGAACAATTTGTCCGAGAGCGTGTTGGTGATCGTATTGGTCTGATTTTATTTGGCACACGTGCTTATTTGCAAACGCCTCTAACCTATGATCGACAATCTGTGCTGCTGCGTCTTGAGGATGCAACCGTAGGGCTTGCAGGACAAACCACTTCCATTGGCGATGCCTTAGGTTTGGCTGTAAAGCGTCTGCAAAATGTTCCTGCTAAGGGACGGGTAATTATTTTGCTTACGGATGGTGCTAATAATTCGGGTGTCCTACCGCCATTAAAAGCAGCAGAATTAGCAAAAGAAGACAATATTAAAGTGTATACTATTGGTCTGGGTTCGGAAGGTGATCCACGCGCTTTGAACAATATGTTTTTTAATATGAATGTTTCTTCGGATTTGGATGAAGAAACGTTGCAAGAAATTGCCAAGATAACAGGAGGACGGTATTTTCGGGCCACAGACACTCAGTCTTTAAGTGCTATTTATCAAACAATCAATCAGCTAGAGACGATTACCCAGGAGCAAGCAACGATTCGCCCTCAACATGATTACTATCTTTGGCCATTGGGGTTGGCTTTTTTATTGTTTTGCTTTTGGATGGTTTATGGGGCAGGCTTGTTTTCCTGGATACAAAAAGCTAGTCGACGCGAGGTTTCTGTTCATGACTGA
- a CDS encoding vWA domain-containing protein — protein MTDLHFIRPWWLLCLLPLLFLAWYLWRQKPQANAWTAVCDKHLLERLLQFKGQNKRHSALLILLSSALFMVIALSGPSWTRLPVPTYKQIQPRVLILDMSDAMLAKDLLPNRLSRAKFKLHDLFKRRDAGQFALVVYSGEPFVVSPLTDDAQTIDALLPALTPDIMPVEGQRLDAALEEAGLLLKQGGFNHGKILVLTAETPSNAAINTAGQLAKKQIFTSVMPVKDNKDMHPLFQKLAKAGQGRLLFMNDDKDLDQWLRSDINANQFLRNQQDDFPAWRDEGRWFLIPALILLLPAFRRGWLQRFKP, from the coding sequence ATGACTGACCTGCATTTTATCCGTCCTTGGTGGCTACTTTGTCTTTTGCCATTGCTGTTCTTAGCCTGGTATTTATGGCGACAAAAGCCGCAAGCTAACGCATGGACTGCCGTTTGCGATAAACATTTATTGGAACGATTGCTACAATTTAAAGGTCAAAATAAGCGCCATAGCGCTTTATTGATTTTATTAAGCAGTGCTTTATTCATGGTCATTGCCTTAAGTGGTCCTAGCTGGACGCGTTTGCCAGTCCCGACTTATAAACAAATCCAGCCGCGAGTGCTCATTTTAGACATGTCAGATGCGATGCTGGCTAAAGATCTATTGCCGAATAGATTGAGCCGTGCCAAATTTAAATTGCATGATCTCTTTAAACGTCGTGATGCAGGGCAATTTGCTTTAGTCGTTTACAGTGGAGAACCATTTGTCGTCTCTCCGTTAACAGATGATGCCCAAACCATTGATGCCCTTCTCCCTGCTCTTACTCCAGATATCATGCCCGTGGAAGGACAACGACTGGATGCGGCACTTGAAGAGGCTGGCCTTCTCCTCAAACAAGGTGGCTTCAATCATGGGAAAATCCTTGTCTTGACTGCTGAAACACCAAGTAATGCTGCTATTAATACAGCTGGACAACTCGCAAAGAAACAAATTTTTACCTCCGTTATGCCTGTAAAAGACAATAAAGATATGCATCCCTTGTTTCAAAAATTAGCCAAAGCAGGCCAAGGCCGACTTTTATTCATGAATGACGATAAGGATTTAGATCAATGGCTAAGGTCAGACATAAATGCGAATCAATTTCTTCGTAATCAACAAGATGATTTTCCTGCTTGGCGCGATGAAGGTCGTTGGTTTTTAATACCCGCACTCATTCTTTTGTTGCCGGCATTTAGGCGTGGGTGGTTACAGAGGTTTAAGCCATGA